CGTATTTCTTGTTTAGAAAGAACCAGCGCACTCGAATGGAACACGAAGCCGGTGCTCTTATTTTAAACATTCAGAAACAAGGAGTATGGAATTCAAACCCACGCATGCAGATCACAACAGATTAGCAGTTCAACGTTTTAATCACTCGGCCACCTTGTATTCTGTGAGTCAGCTGAAGTGCGGAGGAATGAGCCGTGCAGAATGAAAAAGGTGACGGGCTGGTGCCAACAGAACtgaaacagttgaagagacagtaacagagggagtgagaaattCAGGGATATCGGTGGATAGGTGACAGCCAAGAGCAATGGACTGAGCTGACTGCGGCGAAATATTGTGGCTTCGCCGAGCACTAAATTTTATTGGGTATCTAAAGTAACCAATCAGATAAATGCAGAATCTCAAGAAttgacatcattgtaaaccagccaatcacgAACATGGTTTTCACCCCATCCTTCATTAACATCGAACTCTGGTGATGTGTATAAAATGCGAATTCCGacctttaagagccacccacaacgtcTCTCAAAAAGCTACAACATTATCTCTATAATATCAATTTGTTTTGATATTTTTAGCAAGCATTTTCTAACTGCCTTTGTGATCTCAGTTTTAATCCCACAGATTCTGGTTAAtacagtttcactgcccgtgcgatcttcctgtctctacttaataatgtcccgatcattaattactgaccatttgtgagctttgttcacggacgcgttcatattcggcccctttgcTGTGTTTCGATAATAAAATCTGATTTAACGCACATACATCGTTTCTCAGTCACTCATATACCGAGATCAAGTTTGCCCTCAATAAGTAATCAGCACATTATCTAGAAACCCCGGTGGTgtgggaaccctcagtctcactctttgacacctgacactaagattatatactccgctgttgtctcccaccaatagggatcaatctataatcagtgatgcggtatcattaggaacattgagctgaaatggttacagaatgctgtgaaagaggctttctgtccgctggttatagaatgtttcaaaaaggatagagagtaaacccgaatagatggcGGAATGTGAGAGCGAATCTGGAATTGTTACCACATGTGGAATAATACAatatgaaaaagattttaaaatatttGCGGTAAAACCGAGTTACCTATAAATGTGATGATCTAtattgaagccgctctgtgttttacaaatatattggcgggcttttcaaatttgaaaaatcgtttgcagtctgacaatttcgcgccgttattttccaccctcatctccttggcgtctccggATTGGCGAATTCCGcagctctctgattggtcaccTGAAGAGCACAATATCACCCAGTGCAGAGTGGCCAATCACCAGTGACCCCCGGCACCATTCCTCCCGAAGGTATAAATGGGGCTATTGTGGGCGGTTCTCAGCATTCTTCCTGAAAGTGTTTGTCAGATTGTggtaatgtctggaagagggaagaccggtggtaaagctcggtccaaggccaagtctcgctcctccctggctggactgcagttcccggtgggccgtgttcacagattccttaaaaaggggaactatgctgagcgtgtgggtgccggagccccggtctatctggctgctgtgctcgagtatctgacagctgaaatcctcgagctggccggcaacgcggcccgggacaacaagaatacccgcatcatccccagacatctCCAGCTGTCATTCCGCAACGACGAGGAActcaacaggctgctgggaggggtgaccatcgctcagggtggagtgctgcctaatatccaggccgtgctgctgcccaagaaaaacaGCGCTCCGAGCACCAAGAGCAAGTGAAGCGGACTGACTTAAATCTGCgaacccaaacactcttttcagagccactcacttaatctgtgaaAGGGCTGCTTGCTGTTTGACAGGCGGCAATTTTATAATGCTATCGCTGCTTTGTGTtcacatagaaagaggccacttagcccatcgtgtcagtgtcggccgaaaaacgacccacctattctaatcccaccttccagcattcagtccgtcgccctgcagattacagcatttgagatgcatatccagattccttttgaatgaattgggggtctctgactcaactaccctttcaggcagtgagttccagacccccatcaccctctgggtgaaaataaaatcctcgttttccctctaatttttcaaccaatcactttaaacatatgccccacagtcactgacctctctgctaagactcttcacctccactctctccaggccagccaaaatgttgtatatttcaatcagatctcccctcagccttctcagtacTGGATTCGGACATTTAGCTGCTCGCCTCTTGTGATATTTGTCAGACATTTTAACAAGTCTACCGTTTCAGCAAACGAAAGCTTTGGCAAAATGATCGGCTCTCTAATAAAGTGAACTGCTCCAGAGCACAGTTCTCTGATAACAGGTGATCGCAGCTCTTTGTTTTgccgatttggtggctcttaaaagagccgttgtgttatttgatgccaaactcagttcggGGCAGGGTGAGTTTACGCGCGCTCCCCGCGAATTCGGCGGgctagctggatgtctttgggcatgatggtgactcgcttggcgtggatggcgcacaggttggtgtcctcaaagagccccaccaggtaagcctcgctggcctcctgcagggccatgacggccgagctctggaagcgcaggtctgtcttgaagtcctgcgcgatctcccgcaccaggcgctggaagggcagtttgtggatgagcagctcggtggatttctggtagcggcggatctcccgcagagccacagtgccgggtcagtaacggtgaggcttcttcactccgcccgtggctggagcgctcttgcgggccgctttggtagccagctgcttgtggggagctttccctccagtcgacttgcgcgctgtctgcttggttctggccattatgGTAGAAGATCAggaacaaagacactgtaaatgttgaggCTGCTCCTGGACTGTCGATTTAAGACAGTAGAGGGACCGCCCTAGTTttgtgattggatgcagccccgtccatcagtcaagttgaaaccagctccgggaagtcaaagGGCGGCGGGAAATGCTGCGCCCTGATTGGTTGAACTGTAACTGAAACTGAAACTTATTCAATTTCAAAAAGTCCGCCAATTTCCTTTgagcaaacaaggcaaagattaAAGAACACCTAATTTGGCGGGAAGAATTATAAAATCTCACTCCTTGAAGCTTTATTTCTTTCGACCTTGATCCCCCTCTGTGTCTTACAACACAGTTTGAATAGTGTTCTCTGGCGGGAATAAAGCGCCAGTCATTACTTACTATAACGGCAGTAAATCCCGCTTCGTGCCGGCAGTTCAAACCCTCACGAACAAATTATCAAAtgcaaccgtttaattcatgacgCGTTCGATAAATAATGAAGAGAAAAAGACAGTGAAAATTCTGCGATCTGTAAATTTACTGAGAGAATGTAATGATGCATAAAAGCCGTTGTTGATAAAGATAAACAATATACAGATTACTTGATCTTATTAATTCAAGTTGCAATGGCAATGATCTCTATGTGAGGctttgggtggctcttagaagagcctttgtgtttggtagaaagggtggatttacttagccgccgaatccatagagagtgcggccctggcgtttcagagcgtacaccacatccatggcggtgaccgtcttgcgcttggcgtggtcagtgtaggtgaccgcgtctctgatcacattctccaggaaaaccttcagcaccccgcgggtctcctcatagatcaaacccgagatgcgcttcactccaccacggcgagccaggtggcggattgctggcttggtgataccctggatgttatcacgaagcattttgcggtgccgctttgctccgcctttgcccagtcctttgcctcctttacctcttccagACATGACGCTTCTTCACTCAAATCGCTGCTGAATGAGAAACGAGCTGTTTCTGCTGCCTTTTTTATACATCCCGCCCGGACCTGTCTGAACAAGGGACAGACAGTGAGAGGAGGGGCGGAGAGGAAACTGAGTGACAGgcagagcagagaaatgtctttcatcctccacttgctcgaaccgccaattcaaAGAAAACATTTCTCAACAACAGAGCTCAGCACAAAGCTTCCAGACTCAGCCTTTATAGTCAAAGATAACAGAAACCCGCAGCTGTTAAATAAGGATCTGTTGCAATGAAAAGTTGGTCATCGACCCGCCTAAGCacagtgcttccgatcacaagtcacACACCTCCCCTCCCAGACGGATTGAGTATTTTACTAACACCTTACTTCAGCTGAATTAGAGAAACTCATgtattggggtttgagttgtgacgcGGGGGTTTCTCGCCAGTATTCCTGTGTTACAGCCTCTCACTCTGAATTAGTGAAACGAGCATGAACTGAGACTGTACCGAACAGATCCCCAGTTACAGTGAGGCCGGGTCATCCCTCTGTTTTGTtgcagagagtgggggaagggctgaGTGTAGTGTATGTCAGTGTATCACCAGGGATCCTGCATTTACTTCCCATCATTTCTATGCGAAATGTGCACACGgcggcgggacagggatcatttgatcgggggatcagctctttcctgagagatgtgggtggctctgaaaagagcctttgggttcagatgtctacaagtttcccgtgcagtttcacttctttccagggtCTGCTTTCTGAGCCTTTTCTGCTTACGGTTTGGTCTTGCCAACTTGAACTTTCTTGAGCGCCTTTCCGCCCGTGGCACTCTTGGGTTTTTTggacttcttcgcaggagactttttcggaAGCGCTCCTTTATTCGCTGGGGATTTCTTTCGCGTTGCCGCCTTCTTGCAGGTCACTTTTTTGCCTGCTGCTTTCTTCGCTGCCGATttcttggctgctagtttcttgAATGgtaatttcttggctgctgatttctctGCTGTCACTTTCTTTCCAGCTGCTTTCTTCACTAAAGTTTTTTTTGGCTGCTCCTGACATCACTTTCCTTCCCACATTTCCCTTGGTTCCCTTCTTagggattttgaaggagccggaggcgcccgtaccgctgctctgcaccagggagcctttgttcacattcctcctgatactttgcttgatttgggtCCTGAACTTTCCCACATCCACGCCGCtcctacccagagccttctttatggcgggcaGTGAGGTCCCCCTGCGATCGGTGCAATCCGCCACAATCTTGAGGATCTTCTCGCTCAACGTGGGACCGGTTGACTTGTTCCggggagctgctttcttcttcttgggagtcttgacttgagcgacggcggctggaggagccgtttcggcggctgctgtaacggtcatgtccgggactctgcacaaattctctctgtcagtcagaactgggtcagatATGAAGCCGGTGGTGTcggcactgagcaacttaaaggcagtgagcggacgggggcggagacaacctgctgtcagctgccagctcctgctgcctctctgtgtttctctctggtcctaaaatctccaattccactgaaattcgggtacTGCAGAGTCCcatccttcctgtctctgacatcagaatgcTTGCTGTCCAAAAGTTTgcacttgaagtaaagactccattttgACTGAAACCCATTTAATTGCTGCACTGAAAGCGCTCTCTCCCCGATTGCTGACATGTTCTTTACTTttcgactgaaatcttgaaataaacAAAGAAACTGCACTGAATTCTCACTTTGGGGACGAGAAGGGGAGCAATGTGCTTCTTTGACCAGAAAATCTTGTTACTTGACacaagagggactcggaaatccggcAATGAGtccggacccacaaacacagtgacattaGACTAACCCGCCAGCCACTTTaatacactctctctgacacaatattcACATCTACACATTCTCATGCCAAACTGTTCGctaaatgtagagttcccaggacaggttttgatctctctgctgaggtaaatagacccttccgctCCACGCTATCCAGGCCCgttaacattttgtacatttcaatcagatctcccgtcagccttctctgttcgaaggagaacaaccacagtctatccaatctttcctcatagctgcatttttcagtcccagcaacatcctagtaaatctcctctgtacccgctgTGGTGCAGTTACtgcaatgagatgaccagaactgcacacaggactcaacTTGCGGCCTAACCAGTGATGAGAAAGTTCCAGCATACActtcctcctcttatattctatacttcggctgataaagaaaaggattccatatgtcttcttaaccatatTATCACCCtaccctgttaccttcagggatccgtggacatttactccaaggtccctcacctcctctgcacctctcagtattttctcattaatcctgtattcctttgcattgtttgacctccccaagtgcatcacatcacacttctccaggttgaattctatgtgccacttttctgcactTTTGACCAGACCATAAACATCTTCCTCCAGCCCACAGCACTcctcctcgctctctaccacacggccaatattggtgttgtctgcaaacttcttgatcgtgtccCTCAACATTTATGTCCAAACTGTTCATGTAGATCATcaaaaaaaacaggggacccattactgagccctggggaaaaccactggaaacagccctccagtctcaaaagcagccgtcaacaattactctttgtttcctgccactgagccaattttgcctccaccttgctgcacttccctggatcccattaaattttattttataaagAGTCTGCATTTTGGGACCCTGTCAAAAGCTGAAATTCATGTAGaatccatcaactgcactaccctcatctatcatcctttttaaaattaaattcagttggtctgtgcctttctaagtgacagtttatcttcttTCTCAGAATaggtttcaataatttgcccactgctgaggttagactgactggcctgtaattattgaggTGTCGGCTGAAATGTCAGATTCGTTTTGTCTCGAAAGATCCGCCTGGGGAAACAAGACGTTACAATCTCATCTCTCACTGATATGGTGCCAGAGGAAgacacattattaatctcacagtccgggaaagtgtcagagagtgaggcatacaatgtcccaaatgtaactttctctgccctgttgaactctctgtaatctttcagctcaaacccttcgctatgactctcagtgacagacagtttcaatctgattaaattgatctgtgactgtatctgtcagatattaactccagcTCCATTCCGGCAAACAcatcgactccctcggaggatcacTTTGAGAATTCGAGCTAATGAACAGGAAACATAGTGCAGAGAATGATCTCAAGTTGCGCTTGGTAAAGGGGTAATCTCCCAGCTGGAAACCTTCTCTAATCTTGCCcacagtcccggttccattgctcaaAATCAGATAAAACTGAACTAGAGAAAGTTCCAATTGAATTTTGTTTTTCAAACTATTTTCGAATGAAGCGCATGCACAGTACAGCCCCGCcttcagtttcagaataagggatctcccaaTTTCGACGGAgggaaggaggaatttcttctgtcaaagcgtcattaatctttggaattctctacctcagagagcagtggaggctgggttgttaaat
This genomic interval from Heterodontus francisci isolate sHetFra1 chromosome 21, sHetFra1.hap1, whole genome shotgun sequence contains the following:
- the LOC137381080 gene encoding histone H1.5-like, producing MTVTAAAETAPPAAVAQVKTPKKKKAAPRNKSTGPTLSEKILKIVADCTDRRGTSLPAIKKALGRSGVDVGKFRTQIKQSIRRNVNKGSLVQSSGTGASGSFKIPKKGTKGNVGRKVMSGAAKKNFSEESSWKESDSREISSQEITIQETSSQEIGSEESSRQKSDLQEGGNAKEIPSE